Proteins found in one Australozyma saopauloensis chromosome 5, complete sequence genomic segment:
- a CDS encoding DNA replication licensing factor MCM7, with product MATTVALPTVQINVNYAELKAQAHDFFTHFKASSADDPMETEDAPTGMKYLDLFQKIANRDLTTLYVDLDDIKAYQDHQTFMAQPLSTDLVYQVQKNAYHFIELFSQVVDELMPEPTKEVSYKDDVLDVVLHQRKLRNMRVEQEHAEEINNLRTGFGANNGEELQLQNGATAGNGLMLEDLFPAKLTRRYHLYFSPLSSNTKAYAVRQVKGHHVGKYITVRGIVTRVSDVKPSVLVNAYTCDKCGYEIFQEVNSKTFQPLTECTSPICKTDNQRGQLFMSTRASKFLSFQEVKIQEMSNQVPVGHIPRSLTIHVNGDLVRSMNPGDIVDVSGVFLPSPYTGYRALRAGLLTETYLEAQYVSQHKKQYESLTLDDETKQKILNLHNGGGVYNRLAESIAPEIFGHLDVKKILLLLLCGGVTKEIGDGMRIRGDINVCLMGDPGVAKSQLLKAINKIAPRSVYTTGRGSSGVGLTAAVMRDPVTDEMVLEGGALVLADNGICCIDEFDKMEESDRTAIHEVMEQQTISISKAGINTTLNARTSILAAANPLYGRYNPKLSPHENINLPAALLSRFDIMYLMLDQASEAGDEQLARHVTYVHQYNKEPAMGFEPLDPQTIRQYISMARTYRPTVPREVGAYVTQAYINMRKESKKNEDSVRKFAHITPRTLLAILRLSQALARIRFVNTVSKNDVDEALRLMACSKLSMDMKEFEMEDPITMIMQHIRTMAKESGSAGINVAELNQRMVAKGFTLEQVKQCIDDYCQYGIFQLFDNNELLLVV from the coding sequence ATGGCCACCACAGTCGCATTGCCGACCGTGCAAATCAACGTCAACTACGCAGAGCTCAAGGCGCAGGCCCATGACTTCTTCACCCATTTCAAGGCCTCTTCTGCCGACGATCCAATGGAAACCGAAGATGCACCTACAGGAATGAAATacttggacttgttccAGAAGATCGCCAACCGTGATCTCACCACTCTCTATGTGGATCTCGACGATATCAAGGCGTACCAGGACCACCAGACGTTCATGGCACAACCACTTTCCACAGACTTGGTGTACCAGGTGCAGAAGAACGCATACCACTTCATCGAGTTGTTCAGCCAGGTCGTGGACGAATTGATGCCCGAGCCCACCAAGGAGGTCTCGTACAAGGACGACGTTTTGGACGTGGTGTTGCACCAGCGGAAGTTGAGAAACATGCGTGTGGAACAGGAACACGCCGAGGAGATCAACAACTTGCGCACTGGTTTTGGCGCCAACAACGGCGAAGAGCTGCAGCTGCAGAATGGCGCCACTGCAGGAAACGGCTTGATGCTGGAGGACTTGTTCCCGGCAAAACTCACTCGTAGATACCACTTGTACTTCTCTCCCTTGTCGTCCAACACCAAGGCTTATGCGGTGAGACAAGTGAAGGGCCACCATGTCGGAAAATACATCACTGTGCGTGGTATTGTGACCAGAGTGTCGGACGTGAAGCCTTCGGTGCTTGTCAACGCATACACTTGTGACAAGTGTGGATATGAGATCTTCCAGGAGGTGAACTCGAAAACGTTCCAGCCACTCACCGAGTGCACGTCTCCCATCTGTAAGACAGATAATCAAAGGGGGCAGTTATTTATGTCGACGCGGGCGTCCAAATTTCTGTCTTTCCAAGAGGTCAAGATCCAGGAAATGTCCAACCAGGTCCCCGTGGGCCATATCCCACGGTCGCTCACCATCCACGTCAATGGCGACCTTGTGCGTAGCATGAACCCGGGTGACATTGTCGACGTCTCGGGTGTGTTTTTGCCTTCTCCCTACACGGGCTACCGCGCTTTGCGCGCTGGTCTTTTGACCGAGACATACTTGGAGGCGCAATACGTCAGTCAGCATAAAAAACAGTATGAGTCCCTCACTCTTGATGACGAAACCAAGCAGAAGATTCTCAACTTGCACAATGGAGGCGGCGTTTACAACCGTCTTGCCGAGTCTATTGCGCCAGAGATTTTCGGCCATCTCGAcgtcaagaagatcttgctCCTTCTATTATGTGGAGGTGTGACCAAAGAGATTGGCGACGGTATGCGTATTCGTGGTGATATCAACGTTTGCCTCATGGGTGACCCCGGTGTGGCCAAGTCTCAGCTTTTGAAGGCCATCAACAAAATTGCCCCTAGATCTGTCTACACAACGGGTCGTGGTTCTTCCGGTGTCGGTTTGACTGCTGCTGTTATGAGAGACCCTGTCACGGACGAGATGGTCTTGGAAGGCGGTGCCTTGGTTTTGGCCGACAATGGTATCTGTTGTATTGATGAGTTCGACAAGATGGAGGAGTCCGACCGTACTGCAATCCACGAAGTCATGGAGCAGCAAACAATCTCTATTTCTAAAGCCGGCATCAACACCACTTTGAACGCACGTACCTCGATTTTGGCCGCCGCCAATCCCTTGTATGGTCGCTACAACCCTAAGTTGTCTCCTCACGAGAACATCAACTTGCCAGCAGCACTTTTGTCCCGTTTTGATATTATGTATCTCATGTTGGACCAGGCCTCTGAGGCTGGAGACGAACAGTTGGCTCGCCACGTCACCTATGTTCACCAGTACAACAAGGAACCAGCTATGGGCTTCGAGCCACTCGACCCGCAAACTATCCGCCAGTACATCTCTATGGCCAGAACTTACAGACCAACCGTTCCAAGAGAAGTCGGCGCATATGTTACTCAGGCATACATTAACATGCGTAAGGAGTCTaagaagaatgaagacTCGGTCCGCAAATTCGCCCACATCACACCCCGTACGCTTTTGGCCATCTTGCGTCTTTCACAAGCATTGGCCAGAATACGGTTTGTGAACACCGTCAGCAAGAACGATGTTGATGAGGCCTTGCGTCTCATGGCATGTTCCAAGCTGTCTATGGACATGAAGGAGTTCGAGATGGAGGATCCTATCACCATGATCATGCAGCATATTCGTACCATGGCCAAGGAAAGCGGAAGCGCCGGTATCAATGTGGCTGAATTGAACCAAAGAATGGTTGCCAAGGGCTTTACCTTGGAACAGGTGAAGCAGTG